ATGGAACTTCCTCGTGCTGCAAGAGCCGACGCTTAGAGAGAAGCTGTTACCCGTCGCATGGGGTGCGCAAAAACAACTGCCGACCGCAAGTCATTTCGTCATCGTATTGGCTCGGACCAAACAAGAAATGGCCGCTGATTCCGAATATATCCAACATATGATGAAAGACACGCAAGAGTTGCCGGAAAACGTCGTACAGCAAAAAGGCGCTGCTTACGATCACTTCCTGAAAAATGATTTCTCCGTGTTTGATGACGAGCGAGTCATGTTCGAATGGGCATCCAGACAGACCTACATCGCACTTGGCAATATGATGACATCTGCTGCGATGATCGGCATTGATTCCTGCCCCATTGAAGGCTTTGCAAAAGAAAAGGTTGAGGACATCCTTGCGGCGGAGGGGCTGCTGGACAGAGAACGTTTCGGCGTGGCTTGCATGGTGGCTTTTGGCTATCGGAAAAATGAACCCCGTGCGAAAACCCGACAAGCGAAAGAAGAGATTATTCGTTTTATCGGTTAAAATTCAGGATTGGTTACACGTAAAAAGCATTCGTATTCCGAATGC
The window above is part of the Brevibacillus brevis NBRC 100599 genome. Proteins encoded here:
- a CDS encoding NAD(P)H-dependent oxidoreductase — translated: MHKDQIIEAYQFRHACKEFDAAKKITTEDFDFIMETARLSPSSFGFEPWNFLVLQEPTLREKLLPVAWGAQKQLPTASHFVIVLARTKQEMAADSEYIQHMMKDTQELPENVVQQKGAAYDHFLKNDFSVFDDERVMFEWASRQTYIALGNMMTSAAMIGIDSCPIEGFAKEKVEDILAAEGLLDRERFGVACMVAFGYRKNEPRAKTRQAKEEIIRFIG